TACAGACTGTGATTTCACCACTAACAAAAAAGCCAGTCTCCACAACCACATGGAGATCCACACCCTCAGCAGTAAAGCGCCATTTGAGTGTGAAGTCTGCGGAAAAGAGTTTCACCAGCAGGCGACGCTGCTCTCTCACCACCTGCAGCACCACCACCGGGAATCCAAACTTCAGATCCCACCGCCCGCCACCAAAATGCACAAATGCAAGTTCTGCGAATACGAGACGGCAGAACAAGGACTTTTAAACCGACACCTTCTCGCCGTTCACAGCAAGAATTTCCCGCATATCTGCGTGGAGTGTGGGAAGGGTTTCCGGCATCCTTCAGAGCTGAAAAAACACATGAGAACCCACACCGGTGAGAAACCGTACTCCTGCCATTACTGCGACTACAAATCGGCCGACTCGTCCAACTTAAAGACACACGTGAAGACCAAGCATAGCAAAGAGATGCCCTTCAAGTGTGAGCGCTGTTTCCAGACGTTTGCCGAACCCGACGAGCTGTTACAACACGGACTGACACACGAGGAGGCCAAAACGCACCAGTGCTCCCACTGTGAGCATAAAAGCTCCAATTCCAGTGACCTGAAGCGCCACGTCATTTCAGTTCACACCAAAGACTATCCACATAAATGTGAAGTATGTGGAAAAGGCTTCCACCGGCCGTCGGAGCTCAAAAAGCACTCGGCTGCCCACAAGGCTAAGAAGTTACACCAGTGCCGGCATTGCAATTTCAAAATCGCAGATCCATTTGTTCTCAGTCGGCATATTTTGTCAGTGCACACCAAGGAGCAGCAGGCCTTTCCTGACAAAAAGGGTCTTAAAAAGCCATTTGGACAAGGTGCTCATGGAGGTAAGAGAATTTTAGGGGGTGCCGGCTTGTCCAAGGGCCACCGGGAGCGCCGGGTTTACCAATGCCAGTATTGCGACTACAGCACAGGCGACGCGTCTGGTTTCAAGAGGCACGTGATCTCCATTCACACCAAAGACTATCCTCACCGATGTGACTTCTGCTCGAAAGGTTTCCGCAGACCGTCGGAGAAGAATCAGCACATTATGCGGCATCATAAAGACCTAATGCCTACCATGTGACCTTTGCAATCAGAAACCCATTAGGAAAAGCTCTGTTCTGATGTGGTCTTCAAGCTGATCCATGATGGTACAGACAGGCTGAAAGTGCAAGGaaatacagaagaagaaaaaacaaccaGTATGTCCAGTTGCAAGTTACTCTGCTGTAAAGTTCAAATCAAtgttctaaaaatacattttttaaagttgaACCAACCTTTTATGAGAGTCTAAATCTGCTGACGAGCTTTAGATTAATTGAGAAAATAGATCAACTTGCGTACTAATCCATCTAGGGTGGACAACGTGCATACCGTGTAGTTTTATGTTGGCGTATAAATTTGAATTATGACTCCTGTATTGCATGTTACACGAAACAAGTCTGAACCGCTTTGGTGATTGTGGCGTGTTTGTGCACATGCGTTTACAAGTACAAAAGTCTTGAGAATAAGGCATTGATTGACTCCGTTGGCTTTAAACTACGGTGCTCATGCTTTATCAATTGGTATCTTAGCTTCAGATGAGCAGAATGTCTAATTAAAGAGAACTGAAAAACTCAGCTTATGCTGTGGCTGCTAAAAAGAAAAAGGCTGTTCAGACCAGATGTGCTTTTGGGAATCCCATCTTTTAGTTTCAACACTGTCGCATTAATTTACTAATAACAGCTGTTATTTAAGACAATGAATTTAGAATGTAAGATAAAGGGTTTCTTGGTAATATTTCCAATAATTGATATTGCAAATAGTACTCAAATCACAAGAGATCTTCAGGTTTAACCAGGGTGTGCAAACATGAAATCAGGCCAAATGCCTGGTTATCTAAATTCGTTTTAATTTAGACGCTAGTTTTGTGTATTTCTTGAATATGGCTGTTTGGCTTTTGCTCTGTTGTCAAACTCACCTTCAGATTATAATTATTCAGATGTTTAgggcaaattttattttttacacagatACTGAACATTTATAATTTGGAATAAAGagattctaaaaaatatatatatgttatatgtatatgaaatatttgtaaatacagaagtaataaacagtattttgtgtccaaaatgtttttatttttcattatatgaaaCGCAATTGGAGAATTTGAATGAATCGCACCAACATTTGTAAACATTTGTTCAGGCACTGTTCATAAACATTTGTTTACAGGTTTGCCATATCAGTTATGAAACATGTTTGACACATTTACAGGAGGAAAAAACATCAAGAACTGAGCTCAGTTTATTAAATTGCATAATTTGGATAAGGTAATGCTTTGCCATTCTGTCCCCCTGCTTCGAGAGATTATTTGGATAAACTAGTTGCAAATTGGTTTTCATCCTGAGCACAAGAAGTGTGTTTAAGGCAAAAAGAGAGACTGATGTTTGCATTCAAAATGAAAGAGATGAAAACCAAGCAGATAGAAGGCCAGCAAATTCACAAGGGTTTTTCAGTTGAAATGGTCTGACTAGCTGAAGTTGTTTGGCTTTGGTCGAGAACCTCGGCATCTGGGCATTCTCCTGTAGAACAGCAGGTACAAAGTTAGCAAAAAATgtcaagtattaaaaaaaaaaaaccttcagattAAATTCTCAAAACATACCGATTGATGGCAGTATGGCAATGTTTTCCTCAAGGATACCGGTGTCCAGACTGAACTGCCTGAACTTCTCCTTCAAGTCATCAGAAAGTACTGCGGAACGACCTGTAGATGACACATTCAGGGTCCGTTTAGCGTTTATTCAAGAAAACATTACAGCTAAATTGTGTAAATTGGACAAGTCGAGCTCTTACTGTAGAGTTTGTTAAGAACCTCAGAAATCCCTTCCTTGGTCTTGATGGTGTGAATGAGAGCATACTCGTCATATTTGGCATCGACAACACGCATGTCGTTGTCATTTCCCCaacctgaaaaaacaacaacaacatttaggCCAAAGGAGCatgaatattattctttttttaaaaccatgAGCATTAGCTGAAGCAAAAGCAGGACAACTTACGCTGGCTATGGAAGACAAAACGTCCTGGAGTCTCAGTTTTCTTAGCGAGGTGTGTCATTCTCCAACAGGAaccgttaacgttactgctgAACGAATGAAGTCGGTTAAGTTATTCTTGTAATTATaagagtatttattaaaactgttctCCTGGTTTGAACTTACTTCATACTAGCGTAACTGAGATCAAGGTCTCCGTCCTCGGTAGGACGCATCACGGCAGTTCCCATCTTCATGTCTGCCTTGTTACTGACAAACCATTTTGAATTTGTAGCAAAGCCAATGAGATACCACTTTCCTCCCATCTGCAAAGAATATAACAATTGTAGaccaacactcttaaaaataaacttttcaatctcttttttttttgtgatgaatctttacttcttaaaagaacaatttttttcttactgtgcaaatattgaataatataaagaaccttttggaaagattccatggaagTTTCATGTAACCACTGATGGCAATAAAGAACCTTATTTTAAGAGTAAACCTGAGAACATCCTTAAAACTCACTTAGATGCGTTCATTTATAgcattttacagtaa
This genomic stretch from Carassius carassius chromosome 42, fCarCar2.1, whole genome shotgun sequence harbors:
- the LOC132123783 gene encoding lipocalin-like isoform X2, whose amino-acid sequence is MTTVVLKMLCVLLCAVFASADVMPMTDFDIEKMGGKWYLIGFATNSKWFVSNKADMKMGTAVMRPTEDGDLDLSYASMNNVNGSCWRMTHLAKKTETPGRFVFHSQRWGNDNDMRVVDAKYDEYALIHTIKTKEGISEVLNKLYSRSAVLSDDLKEKFRQFSLDTGILEENIAILPSIGECPDAEVLDQSQTTSASQTISTEKPL
- the LOC132123783 gene encoding lipocalin-like isoform X1, encoding MTTVVLKMLCVLLCAVFASADVMPMTDFDIEKMGGKWYLIGFATNSKWFVSNKADMKMGTAVMRPTEDGDLDLSYASMNSNVNGSCWRMTHLAKKTETPGRFVFHSQRWGNDNDMRVVDAKYDEYALIHTIKTKEGISEVLNKLYSRSAVLSDDLKEKFRQFSLDTGILEENIAILPSIGECPDAEVLDQSQTTSASQTISTEKPL